One Clostridium estertheticum DNA segment encodes these proteins:
- a CDS encoding dsDNA nuclease domain-containing protein has product MFINTEVIKDLSDLSKETLEEVRSPLTELSEKDCGDETQKRFRYQHTVSAYLAFLMYSKKIAFEEILCEQHEDIIGVMNNGKFRGIQVKTRQLSDGPFKLSDDAVVNSICRFIENNKKFPGCFEKFVFTSNCDYLRNKTGESIQTLAKMLQKLKPPDYKFSPSTLDKYISKLEKKSNATRSEVIETLRITEFQIMPGLDDIESKIITEVLSKIDLCVDFSVEKLKHILDKMIYIVYSASSKKCKEPIDDYISLLNGDRIKNGVNSQVNTKRITKEMVENIIESFIGRAYYLAFENTKISLDPDRKKLMKIKMDCGMIDPDAIEVIDELRDKTEEYFLENYHKESLNSSDRKDFSHIRGIVKNQAIEAKVETKSAKKAYGSKMLTNIEKRLTRISEKRAADVDNCPYEILKGMVGVLTGECEVQFSDTPERGWKSE; this is encoded by the coding sequence TTGTTTATAAATACAGAAGTTATAAAAGATTTGTCAGATTTAAGTAAAGAAACTCTTGAAGAGGTAAGGTCACCTTTAACAGAGTTATCTGAAAAGGATTGTGGAGATGAAACTCAAAAGCGATTCAGATATCAACATACAGTTTCAGCATATTTAGCTTTTTTAATGTATTCTAAGAAAATTGCATTTGAAGAGATCTTATGTGAACAGCATGAGGATATTATTGGTGTAATGAACAATGGCAAATTCCGTGGTATTCAAGTTAAAACACGTCAATTATCAGATGGTCCATTTAAGTTAAGTGACGACGCAGTTGTGAATAGTATTTGTAGGTTTATTGAAAACAATAAAAAATTTCCAGGTTGTTTTGAAAAGTTTGTATTTACTTCAAACTGTGACTACTTAAGAAATAAAACAGGAGAAAGTATACAAACACTAGCTAAAATGTTGCAAAAACTGAAACCACCAGATTATAAATTTTCTCCATCAACACTAGATAAGTATATAAGCAAGTTAGAAAAAAAATCAAATGCAACTCGTTCAGAAGTAATAGAAACATTAAGAATAACTGAATTTCAGATTATGCCAGGGTTGGATGATATTGAATCAAAGATTATAACAGAAGTATTATCAAAAATTGATTTATGTGTTGATTTTAGTGTGGAAAAATTGAAACATATTTTAGATAAAATGATATATATAGTATATTCAGCATCATCAAAAAAGTGTAAGGAACCTATTGATGATTACATAAGTTTATTAAATGGAGATAGAATAAAAAATGGAGTTAATTCACAAGTAAATACAAAAAGAATTACAAAAGAGATGGTTGAAAACATTATAGAAAGTTTTATTGGTAGAGCATATTATTTGGCATTTGAAAATACTAAGATTTCATTAGATCCAGATAGGAAGAAACTTATGAAAATAAAAATGGATTGTGGAATGATAGATCCAGATGCGATAGAGGTGATAGATGAACTACGAGATAAAACAGAAGAATATTTTTTGGAAAATTATCATAAAGAAAGTTTAAATAGTTCAGATAGAAAAGATTTCTCTCATATTAGAGGAATAGTTAAAAATCAAGCTATAGAAGCAAAAGTAGAAACAAAGAGTGCAAAAAAGGCTTATGGAAGTAAGATGTTAACCAATATAGAAAAAAGATTGACTAGAATTTCCGAAAAACGTGCTGCTGATGTTGACAACTGTCCCTATGAAATATTAAAAGGAATGGTGGGAGTACTCACTGGGGAATGTGAAGTTCAATTTAGTGATACTCCAGAAAGAGGGTGGAAAAGTGAGTAG
- a CDS encoding recombinase family protein yields the protein MSDKKVIISDVAIYLRKSRAEETEKDLANHLNILLEVCDKNNWKYRIYKEIASGATIEMRPQIQQLLSDVKQDLYDAVLVVDVDRLGRGKSSDFENIKHTLVSSNTFLCIVDKVMDLTNDNDDIMLDFQFFFARMEYKQITKRLSRGKKRGSIDGYWTNGIPPYPYEYQKWGDKFNERSLVVNDDKLKIYRGVIDSVLIYKTPLSNIAFDLNRRGIESPKGAKWSGVTIGRLLTDETHLGKIVTNKTIGNGHKRKPSDARKFQVIPKEDQIVKKGKHEAVKTEEEHERIQIFLARDTKTPKRRSGIKTILPFTFLIKCAKCGHNMTLQDRKERNGVCRIKPCWYVDPCGNKCGNSGGSTSIVLEAVNQEFIKYEDKILQEINGIDDSYVRGIEESIKEEEALIKRKGTVLLRAKEAYQAGIDTLDEYKESKVAISKEISDLKEDMKILELKLKHADTKETTERLSIIKEFADKLAEGNLSNEQLNNLYKVVIYSIVWERNGDDIKMQINFI from the coding sequence ATGTCAGATAAAAAAGTGATTATAAGTGATGTGGCTATATATTTGAGAAAGTCACGTGCGGAGGAGACTGAAAAGGACTTAGCCAATCATTTAAATATATTATTAGAAGTATGCGACAAAAACAATTGGAAGTACAGAATATATAAAGAGATTGCTTCAGGTGCAACAATTGAAATGCGTCCTCAAATTCAGCAGTTATTAAGTGATGTAAAGCAAGACTTATATGATGCTGTACTAGTAGTAGATGTAGATCGACTTGGAAGAGGTAAAAGTTCCGATTTTGAAAACATAAAGCATACGCTTGTAAGCTCCAATACATTTCTATGTATAGTAGATAAAGTAATGGATTTAACTAATGATAATGACGATATTATGCTAGATTTTCAATTTTTCTTTGCACGAATGGAGTACAAGCAAATTACAAAGAGATTATCCAGAGGTAAAAAAAGAGGATCTATAGATGGTTATTGGACGAATGGAATACCACCATATCCGTATGAGTATCAAAAATGGGGTGATAAATTTAATGAACGTAGCCTTGTTGTTAATGATGATAAACTCAAAATCTATAGGGGGGTTATTGATTCTGTTTTAATCTATAAGACACCTTTAAGTAATATCGCTTTTGATTTAAATAGAAGAGGAATTGAATCGCCTAAAGGAGCTAAGTGGTCTGGTGTTACTATTGGTAGATTATTAACTGATGAAACTCATCTAGGTAAAATAGTAACCAACAAAACTATAGGAAATGGTCATAAGAGAAAACCTTCTGATGCAAGAAAGTTTCAAGTAATACCGAAGGAAGATCAAATTGTTAAAAAAGGTAAACATGAAGCAGTAAAAACTGAGGAGGAGCATGAACGCATTCAAATTTTTTTAGCAAGAGATACTAAGACACCTAAAAGGCGGTCAGGTATAAAAACGATATTACCATTTACATTCTTAATTAAGTGTGCAAAATGTGGTCATAATATGACATTGCAAGATCGTAAAGAAAGAAATGGTGTATGTAGAATAAAACCTTGCTGGTATGTAGACCCATGTGGTAATAAATGTGGAAACAGTGGAGGTTCTACAAGTATTGTATTAGAGGCTGTTAATCAAGAATTTATTAAGTATGAAGATAAGATTCTTCAAGAGATTAACGGTATAGACGATTCATATGTAAGAGGCATTGAAGAGTCAATTAAAGAGGAAGAAGCTCTAATAAAAAGAAAGGGAACAGTTTTATTAAGAGCAAAGGAAGCTTATCAGGCCGGCATAGATACTCTAGATGAATACAAAGAGTCAAAAGTTGCAATAAGTAAAGAAATTTCTGATTTAAAAGAAGATATGAAAATTCTAGAGTTAAAATTGAAGCATGCAGACACTAAAGAAACTACTGAAAGACTAAGTATAATTAAGGAATTTGCAGATAAATTAGCTGAGGGTAATTTATCTAATGAACAATTGAATAATTTATACAAAGTAGTTATTTACTCTATTGTGTGGGAACGTAATGGGGATGATATTAAAATGCAAATAAATTTTATTTGA
- a CDS encoding AAA family ATPase produces the protein MKMILTSLIIKCRKKVIEFPFSESITYIYGKMGAGKTTITMLISFCLGEELINTPALQQEFLGATLNFKIAENTVSLTRNKEDKNQVFIEWSSVVEEEKKNSYVMVPIIGTKGETIIPGENIENLSDMLFYLMGCTPPKVRRNKISQESELIRLSFKNIMLFWYLDQDNIDSSFFHLEEKGGYYKYSSRDVMRMILGFYYEHIASLENDLSNIQSNKKGFEVSITQLTNFLIENNIDEVEAIENKIINLEIDKNKILSKREDALKGISRNNQHIVDELRTQIRLSISNISELENAIYEITKQVESRTQLREEYFYASIKLKNLDEAKEILKDANFVSCPQCGSDIKNIELNIEICSLCKQPLGYNDSEDYNIIENDLRDRRNEIDLSIEKMSNQRDILVKELNVFNPRKAELDKRLSLEEIEYDSLYLSNIKKFDIQIYEVCSDIKYLEKIKVLPMKILGLYSKVQKLKTDETNKKEEIRIAKDEANKQENKLEELKKVFINILNKVKFPGIKLTDYVTMDTKSFYPKILTKDNDINEMDFINLSSGGKKTIFKCCFAFAIQKLIKSQDIPFPNILVIDTPMKNISERENKEVFESFYKFVYEIMSDELKDMQLIIIDKELYPPDTDVKIDILSKHMTPDDPEHPGLIDYYSGH, from the coding sequence ATGAAAATGATATTGACTTCATTAATAATTAAATGTCGTAAAAAGGTAATAGAGTTTCCTTTTTCTGAATCTATAACATACATCTACGGTAAGATGGGTGCAGGGAAAACAACAATTACTATGCTAATTAGTTTTTGTTTAGGTGAAGAATTAATTAATACACCAGCACTACAACAGGAATTTTTAGGTGCTACCTTAAATTTTAAGATTGCAGAAAATACTGTTTCACTGACTCGTAATAAAGAAGATAAAAACCAAGTATTTATTGAGTGGAGTAGTGTAGTGGAGGAAGAAAAGAAAAATTCCTACGTTATGGTACCTATAATCGGGACTAAAGGAGAAACAATTATACCTGGTGAAAACATTGAAAATCTTTCAGATATGTTATTTTATCTGATGGGGTGTACTCCACCAAAGGTGAGGAGAAACAAAATATCTCAAGAGAGTGAATTAATTAGGTTAAGTTTCAAAAATATAATGTTGTTTTGGTATTTAGATCAAGATAATATTGATAGTTCCTTTTTTCATCTTGAAGAAAAAGGTGGTTACTACAAATATTCAAGTAGGGACGTAATGAGAATGATCTTGGGATTTTATTATGAGCATATAGCCAGTTTAGAAAACGATTTATCTAATATACAGTCAAATAAAAAAGGTTTTGAAGTAAGCATTACACAATTAACGAATTTCTTGATTGAAAATAATATTGATGAAGTTGAAGCAATAGAAAACAAGATTATAAATTTAGAGATAGACAAAAATAAAATTCTTTCTAAAAGGGAGGATGCTTTAAAGGGGATTTCACGCAATAATCAACATATTGTCGATGAATTAAGAACACAAATAAGATTAAGTATATCTAATATTTCAGAACTGGAGAATGCAATTTATGAAATAACAAAGCAGGTTGAAAGTAGGACGCAACTTAGAGAAGAGTACTTTTATGCAAGTATTAAATTAAAAAATCTTGATGAGGCTAAAGAAATATTGAAAGATGCTAATTTTGTAAGCTGCCCACAATGTGGCTCTGATATAAAAAATATAGAATTGAACATCGAGATATGTTCATTATGTAAGCAACCCTTAGGATATAATGATAGTGAAGATTATAATATTATTGAGAATGATTTGCGTGATAGACGTAATGAGATAGATTTATCTATAGAAAAGATGTCAAATCAAAGAGATATCCTAGTAAAAGAATTAAATGTATTCAACCCAAGGAAAGCAGAACTTGATAAGAGGTTGTCTTTAGAGGAAATAGAGTATGATTCATTATACTTATCGAATATCAAAAAGTTTGACATTCAAATATATGAGGTTTGTTCGGATATTAAGTATTTGGAAAAGATAAAAGTACTGCCTATGAAGATATTAGGATTGTACTCTAAAGTACAAAAACTAAAAACTGATGAAACTAATAAAAAAGAAGAGATTAGAATAGCTAAAGATGAGGCTAACAAACAAGAAAATAAACTGGAAGAATTAAAGAAAGTATTTATTAATATACTTAATAAGGTTAAATTCCCGGGAATAAAGCTTACAGACTATGTGACAATGGATACAAAGAGTTTTTACCCTAAAATATTAACTAAAGATAATGATATTAATGAAATGGATTTTATTAATCTAAGTAGTGGTGGAAAGAAAACAATTTTCAAATGTTGCTTTGCTTTCGCGATACAGAAATTGATTAAGAGTCAAGATATTCCCTTTCCTAATATTCTAGTTATTGATACACCGATGAAGAATATTAGTGAAAGAGAAAATAAGGAAGTCTTTGAAAGTTTTTATAAGTTTGTATATGAGATTATGTCAGATGAGTTAAAGGATATGCAATTAATAATTATTGATAAGGAATTATATCCACCGGATACAGATGTTAAGATAGATATTTTATCAAAGCATATGACTCCAGATGATCCCGAACATCCTGGACTAATTGATTATTATTCAGGGCATTAA
- a CDS encoding DUF255 domain-containing protein, whose translation MSNQKMREKSNRLVNEKSPYLLQHAYNPVNWNPWCEEAFAEAKAQDKPIFLSIGYS comes from the coding sequence ATGTCTAATCAGAAGATGCGTGAAAAGTCTAATAGATTGGTTAATGAAAAGAGTCCATACCTGTTACAACATGCATATAACCCAGTAAATTGGAATCCCTGGTGTGAAGAAGCTTTTGCTGAAGCAAAAGCACAAGATAAACCAATATTCCTTTCTATTGGGTACTCGTGA